The following proteins are encoded in a genomic region of Triticum dicoccoides isolate Atlit2015 ecotype Zavitan chromosome 1B, WEW_v2.0, whole genome shotgun sequence:
- the LOC119349427 gene encoding disease resistance protein PIK6-NP-like: MAELAAGAVSSLLVVIRSEALLLRGVRHDVQFIKEEMESMKSFLTHLARWAPPGGEHDEQVRTWMNQVRLLAQDCNNCIDLYLYRGNPDIHRARGGLRGYLWWASWLLHKLAAKHRAAEQLRRLKERARDVGERRLRYGVEVPAKSGEGQSPPAPGLAGAAPSARTAVRGGHAAGDDDGEEEGDDQLMGAMTTGGHSGGRRAFIEPRTLDDYVKAKLRDWVDGTPTDAGETLSVVLVAPNTYQDLLALIQEYLVFSSDSDLDSHPSVLPVENGYNRFVLVDIPAVHPKFTRLRPKEVLFYILRELRQSTKGRVGKKYLDPLEVHVRRFQIYNQIHSEKKRALALLKVKEKIKKMKIYEKLDKIKSDIQGRLQRGDKLPQLQGEFHQLHLDVLLQLLLQAAVAASQQDQGKNNDMQMLPEWDNSNNNIIVKKLKEHMEEGGGGGGGEIGSQQATWIHLDEAQYAHILWKLFSKGCSSSKPLQAQDRWSDKQVTKTTTADKQATKTTTAELGEDQIKPMIQNAKEGTLQELQKGEYDKSEGTAESGSVPDQNPETVSEKFGQMMEKLKQEFKEQLKIKGLVDEIKRNLEYISDCHCYECPLFILRVDELMDIATWEGTRNALSLLNCSADLMMVTNTNDVHLAREYCYPQREPIAIDYSLAGLYHDTVLQLTSQQKNKDNYNPQIFHDILSECESHEFCMKIFTHALYANPNRSNEELLKLHSTLQALPKSFNSITKVMFKFSYNDLPKEYKSCLLYLAIFSMGHKIRRSTLIGRWIAEGLTSNEDWLSSVRQANRCFDTLIDQCLVEPADVGASGNVKSCVVGDLFHGFITTIARKQHIVETRLSHHLARHFSIFNDLQLRGSDRIDKFFQGLSESSRVSLLKVLDLEGCQCFGKNRQYLKDICSKMLLLKYLSLRRTDITELPSEINNLRELEVLDIRETDVPPHATANILLLKLKRLLAGHIDLNASKFGSSGRVPRRIGKMVNMEVLSNVQAKHSHDLKDIGKLWQLRKLGVVIDDKDSHLRNLLQTISDLHESLRSLTITASVLLATQSEGTPSSAELPDGIGSLLENQPKMLESLSIRGISLNPLFMKGDNKKLAKVTLSSTLLSQDDLKVLAKLPKLRCVRLQHITSTEPMLSFKEGEFRCLKYLLVDGSGLTITFEDEAAPELEKMVLSFTSTGFISGVDSLPKLKELELNNSFSGRLLSSFGSAAQITKLTLRGTLLEQDALQILAKKPNLRFLVLLDKSFGGLQNEITLKDEFSWLNLLVVDCSAITKIVFTSGSAPRLEKIVWSSFTSLSGIHKLPSLKELEFNGGQVPDEVREGIKKHKNKLSLKLVGQKL; the protein is encoded by the coding sequence ATGGCTGAGCTCGCGGCGGGCGCCGTGAGCTCACTGTTGGTTGTCATCCGCAGCGAGGCACTACTACTGCGTGGCGTCCGGCACGATGTGCAGTTTATCAAGGAAGAGATGGAGAGCATGAAGAGCTTCCTGACGCACCTGGCGAGGTGGGCACCTCCTGGTGGGGAGCATGACGAGCAAGTGCGCACCTGGATGAACCAGGTGCGGCTGCTCGCCCAGGACTGCAACAACTGCATCGACCTCTACCTCTACCGGGGGAACCCCGATATCCACCGTGCCAGAGGCGGACTCCGAGGCTACCTCTGGTGGGCAAGCTGGTTACTGCACAAGTTGGCCGCTAAGCACCGCGCAGCCGAGCAGCTGCGGCGGCTAAAGGAGCGGGCGCGCGACGTCGGCGAGCGGAGGTTGAGGTATGGCGTGGAGGTCCCGGCCAAGTCAGGGGAGGGGCAATCGCCTCCGGCACCTGGGCTAGCAGGGGCGGCACCTTCAGCACGGACTGCTGTGCGAGGTGGTCATGCTGCTGGGGACGATGACGGTGAAGAAGAGGGTGACGATCAACTCATGGGGGCAATGACAACCGGCGGTCATTCTGGTGGTCGAAGAGCCTTCATTGAGCCTCGCACTTTGGATGACTACGTCAAGGCAAAGCTACGTGATTGGGTAGATGGAACTCCTACAGATGCCGGCGAGACTTTGTCCGTGGTCCTTGTGGCACCGAACACTTATCAGGACCTTCTGGCTCTCATACAAGAATATTTGGTTTTTTCGTCGGATTCAGACCTCGACTCTCATCCCTCGGTTTTGCCAGTGGAGAACGGCTACAATCGCTTTGTGTTGGTTGACATCCCGGCCGTGCACCCAAAGTTTACGCGGCTACGACCCAAGGAAGTTCTCTTCTACATTTTGCGCGAGCTCAGGCAAAGCACAAAAGGCAGAGTGGGGAAGAAGTATCTTGACCCTTTGGAAGTTCATGTAAGAAGATTCCAAATTTACAATCAAATTCACAGTGAAAAGAAGAGGGCTCTTGCTCTTCTCAAAGTCAAGGAGAAGATCAAaaagatgaagatttatgaaaagcTTGACAAAATCAAAAGTGATATTCAAGGTCGACTACAGAGGGGCGACAAACTACCACAGCTGCAGGGTGAGTTTCACCAGCTGCACCTAGACGTACTCCTTCAGCTGCTGCTCCAGGCAGCTGTTGCTGCGTCTCAACAAGACCAAGGGAAGAACAATGACATGCAAATGTTACCAGAATGGGACAACAGCAACAATAACATCATCGTCAAGAAGCTTAAGGAGCATATGGAAGAggggggcggaggaggaggaggggaaatCGGAAGTCAGCAGGCGACATGGATTCACCTCGATGAGGCACAATATGCACACATCCTGTGGAAGCTGTTCTCCAAGGGCTGCTCCAGCAGCAAGCCCCTGCAGGCTCAGGACAGATGGTCGGACAAGCAAGTTACAAAGACCACAACAGCGGACAAGCAAGCTACAAAGACCACAACTGCTGAATTGGGTGAGGATCAAATCAAACCAATGATCCAGAATGCAAAGGAAGGCACCTTACAGGAGCTGCAGAAAGGCGAGTATGACAAGAGTGAAGGGACAGCTGAATCTGGTAGTGTTCCGGATCAAAACCCAGAAACTGTTTCTGAAAAATTCGGTCAGATGATGGAGAAATTAAAGCAGGAGTTCAAAGAGCAGCTCAAGATCAAAGGTCTCGTGGACGAGATTAAGCGTAATTTGGAATATATTTCGGACTGCCATTGTTATGAATGTCCCCTGTTTATCCTCAGAGTTGATGAGCTGATGGATATTGCCACATGGGAGGGTACCAGAAATGCTTTGAGCCTGCTAAACTGCAGTGCCGATTTAATGATGGTCACCAACACAAATGACGTCCATCTGGCTAGAGAATATTGCTATCCACAGCGGGAACCTATAGCTATAGACTATTCTCTTGCTGGCCTCTACCATGATACAGTGCTCCAGCTTACTAGCCAGCAGAAGAATAAAGACAACTACAACCCCCAAATTTTTCATGATATCTTGTCCGAGTGTGAGTCACATGAATTCTGCATGAAGATCTTCACTCATGCTTTGTATGCTAACCCCAACAGGAGCAATGAGGAGTTACTCAAGCTGCACAGCACCTTGCAGGCTTTGCCAAAATCATTCAACAGCATCACTAAGGTGATGTTCAAGTTCTCTTACAACGATCTGCCTAAAGAATACAAGTCCTGCCTACTGTACCTAGCTATCTTCTCTATGGGACACAAGATCAGGCGGTCAACCTTGATTGGACGGTGGATTGCAGAAGGGCTGACATCCAATGAAGATTGGCTCAGTTCTGTGCGTCAGGCCAACCGATGTTTTGACACACTCATTGACCAGTGCCTCGTTGAACCTGCTGATGTTGGTGCTTCAGGAAATGTCAAGAGCTGTGTCGTAGGTGATCTTTTTCATGGATTCATTACCACCATCGCCAGAAAACAACACATCGTGGAGACACGGCTGTCACATCACTTGGCTCGCCACTTCTCCATTTTCAACGATCTCCAGCTCCGTGGCTCTGATAGAATTGATAAATTTTTCCAGGGGCTCTCTGAATCATCTCGAGTATCCCTGCTCAAGGTGCTCGATCTAGAAGGTTGTCAGTGCTTTGGGAAGAACCGGCAGTACCTCAAGGACATCTGCAGCAAGATGTTACTTCTCAAGTATCTAAGCCTCAGGAGAACAGATATTACCGAGCTGCCTAGTGAAATCAACAACCTCCGTGAGTTAGAGGTATTGGATATCCGAGAAACCGATGTGCCTCCACATGCAACAGCAAATATCCTGCTATTGAAGCTGAAGCGTCTGCTTGCTGGTCACATTGATCTGAATGCAAGCAAGTTTGGCTCTAGTGGCCGGGTTCCTCGTAGGATCGGCAAAATGGTAAACATGGAGGTCCTATCTAATGTCCAGGCCAAGCACAGTCATGATTTAAAAGATATTGGAAAGCTATGGCAGCTGAGGAAGCTAGGTGtggttattgatgataaggatagcCACCTCAGGAATTTGCTTCAGACAATCAGTGACCTCCATGAGTCCCTCCGTTCTCTGACAATCACTGCTAGTGTTCTGTTAGCCACACAATCCGAGGGTACTCCTTCCAGTGCAGAGTTACCAGATGGCATTGGCTCGCTCTTAGAAAACCAACCCAAGATGCTTGAGAGTCTAAGCATCAGGGGAATCAGTCTAAATCCATTGTTCATGAAAGGTGATAACAAAAAACTTGCGAAGGTAACTCTTAGTAGCACCCTGCTGAGCCAAGATGATTTAAAAGTCCTTGCCAAGCTGCCCAAGTTACGGTGTGTCAGGCTCCAACATATTACAAGCACTGAGCCCATGCTCAGCTTCAAGGAGGGTGAATTCAGATGCCTCAAGTACCTTCTTGTTGACGGCTCGGGCTTGACTATCACTTTTgaggatgaagcagcccctgagctCGAGAAGATGGTTTTGTCTTTCACCAGCACAGGTTTTATTTCTGGAGTTGACTCGCTTCCAAAACTCAAAGAGTTGGAGTTGAACAACAGCTTCAGTGGCAGGTTGCTATCATCATTTGGCAGTGCAGCACAAATAACCAAGCTGACTCTTCGTGGTACATTGCTAGAGCAAGACGCTCTACAAATACTCGCAAAGAAACCAAATCTGCGATTTCTGGTGCTTTTGGACAAGTCTTTTGGTGGACTACAGAACGAGATTACATTAAAAGACGAGTTCTCATGGCTCAACCTTCTTGTTGTTGACTGCTCGGCCATCACCAAGATTGTCTTCACCAGCGGATCTGCTCCTAGGCTCGAGAAGATTGTCTGGTCATCTTTCACATCCCTCTCCGGTATCCACAAACTTCCCAGCTTGAAGGAGCTCGAGTTCAACGGTGGCCAGGTCCCCGATGAGGTGAGAGAGGGCATCAAAAAGCATAAAAACAAGCTTAGCCTTAAACTTGTGGGCCAGAAACTTTAA